A window from Mogibacterium neglectum encodes these proteins:
- a CDS encoding ABC transporter substrate-binding protein: MKTHFKKIAVLAVTLIMIISLSACGSKSGNDADTLVYGSHDYTAINPALYEHGEINSLIFAGLTAHDKDNKLVPALAEKWEYDSTAYTWTFHLRDGLKFHDGKEITSSDVKFTLEAILDNKNNSEIVSNYQDITNITCPDKKTVVIKLSKENVAFADYMTIGILPKHLLKGKKLATTEFNQKPVGAGPYKLTSWDKGQSITLEKFDGFYAGKPHIKKIIFKIVEDSDARLLQLKSGDLDMAQIEPKQAKSLKKDSKDFDIYRMNTADYRAIAYNYAGSKLFKTYPELANILSYGIDREAIIKSALLGEGQVAYSPIQKNKFNSSNIEKFDYNPDKMEQLLQQDSWTKNKKGIYEKNGTELKFTITAMSNDKVRVDMAKMCSEQLKAHGISVKAEARKELDWENQDATIIGWGSPFDADDHTYKIFTSEAGDNYTGYANPAVDEALAKARATTNESERQRYYSEFLSAMTKQMPYTFIAYIDADYAVKKNIKGITKDTMLGHHGVGIFWNVAEWKLEK; the protein is encoded by the coding sequence ATGAAAACTCACTTTAAAAAAATTGCGGTTCTAGCCGTTACTCTAATTATGATAATTTCACTTTCCGCATGTGGCTCGAAGAGCGGAAATGATGCGGATACGCTAGTGTACGGAAGTCATGACTACACAGCTATAAATCCTGCGCTCTATGAGCATGGGGAAATCAACTCCTTGATATTCGCTGGACTTACAGCACATGACAAGGATAATAAGCTCGTACCTGCGCTCGCAGAGAAGTGGGAGTACGACTCAACTGCTTATACATGGACGTTCCATCTAAGGGATGGACTAAAGTTCCATGATGGAAAGGAGATCACTTCATCAGATGTTAAGTTTACTCTCGAGGCAATTCTAGATAATAAGAACAATTCTGAGATTGTCTCAAACTATCAGGACATTACAAATATTACTTGCCCAGACAAGAAGACAGTTGTTATTAAGTTGAGTAAAGAAAATGTAGCATTTGCGGACTACATGACTATTGGAATCTTGCCTAAGCACCTTCTTAAGGGTAAGAAACTCGCGACTACCGAGTTCAACCAGAAACCAGTCGGAGCAGGTCCATATAAACTAACTAGCTGGGACAAGGGACAGAGTATAACCCTCGAGAAGTTTGATGGGTTTTATGCGGGGAAACCTCATATCAAGAAGATTATTTTCAAGATTGTAGAGGATAGTGATGCAAGACTGCTGCAGCTAAAGTCGGGTGACCTAGATATGGCACAAATTGAGCCTAAGCAGGCGAAGAGTCTCAAGAAGGACAGCAAAGATTTCGACATCTACCGCATGAACACAGCAGATTATCGTGCCATTGCGTATAATTACGCTGGTAGCAAGCTGTTTAAGACCTACCCAGAGCTTGCAAATATATTGAGTTATGGAATAGACAGAGAAGCCATCATTAAGAGCGCACTGCTCGGAGAGGGGCAGGTGGCATATTCACCAATTCAGAAGAATAAATTTAACAGCAGTAATATCGAAAAGTTCGATTATAACCCAGATAAGATGGAGCAGCTATTGCAGCAGGATAGCTGGACCAAGAATAAAAAAGGTATCTACGAGAAGAACGGCACTGAACTTAAGTTCACAATCACTGCGATGTCAAATGATAAGGTGCGAGTGGATATGGCTAAGATGTGCAGTGAACAGCTCAAGGCACACGGAATATCGGTAAAGGCCGAGGCTAGAAAAGAGCTCGACTGGGAGAATCAGGATGCTACAATAATCGGATGGGGAAGCCCATTTGACGCAGATGATCATACGTACAAGATATTTACATCGGAAGCTGGGGATAACTATACAGGATATGCAAATCCAGCAGTTGACGAAGCTCTAGCAAAGGCTAGAGCGACAACTAATGAGTCGGAGAGACAGAGATATTACTCAGAGTTTCTTTCAGCTATGACTAAGCAGATGCCTTACACGTTCATCGCATACATAGATGCTGACTATGCGGTTAAGAAGAATATCAAAGGCATAACAAAGGACACAATGTTAGGGCACCACGGAGTTGGAATCTTCTGGAATGTAGCGGAGTGGAAATTGGAGAAATAA
- a CDS encoding ATP-binding cassette domain-containing protein, with protein sequence MTENRSDAELLNIEDFRMCFDGKQGIVHAVQGVSLTVKSGEIMAIVGESGSGKTALCFSILMLHRHHARHLSGSICLSGKDVTKMGEQELEQMRGKAASIVFQDPLNSLDPVRTIGEQITTPMKLHEAHGQANAKQAYEKRAVELLCEMGIVDAEKYLTCYPHQLSGGQRQRVAIAITLACDPALIIADEPTTALDSKNQKQIISVLKRLATERNKGILFITHNLGLARGLATKIAVMKDGRFVEAGSAEEVFENPQHDYTKTLVRYSRYGQKESHYHGSFGQVVANRDWNLASMKMTTQVESTEKMMSAKDIDMVYRTDKHGYKNVLSGYSLEVLKGEILGLVGQSGCGKSTLARIIMGFTKPTGGSIEWGRCGSRDRREVRTQMIFQDSASSFNPRMTIGEIIAEPLVIARSRNREERLMKVRDVMRQVHLDEQLINRYPYDVSGGQRQRAAIARALIKEPEFIIADEPLSSLDVPTQAEIVHLLRELHEERQLTMILISHDIPMVEHVCDRIVNMDE encoded by the coding sequence ATGACAGAGAATAGAAGCGATGCAGAACTTCTTAATATTGAGGATTTCAGAATGTGCTTCGACGGGAAACAGGGCATAGTTCATGCCGTTCAGGGTGTTTCGCTTACAGTGAAGTCAGGAGAGATTATGGCAATTGTTGGCGAGTCAGGTTCGGGCAAGACGGCGCTCTGTTTTTCGATTCTCATGCTGCACAGACATCACGCAAGACATCTATCGGGAAGCATATGTCTATCCGGGAAAGATGTAACTAAGATGGGAGAACAGGAACTCGAGCAAATGAGAGGTAAAGCGGCTTCGATAGTGTTTCAGGATCCGCTGAATTCACTAGATCCTGTAAGAACTATTGGGGAGCAGATTACTACCCCTATGAAGCTACACGAGGCTCATGGGCAGGCGAACGCGAAGCAAGCTTATGAGAAGCGAGCAGTTGAGCTTCTATGCGAGATGGGAATAGTGGATGCTGAAAAATATCTCACATGCTATCCACACCAGCTATCTGGTGGTCAGAGACAGAGAGTGGCTATTGCGATCACACTGGCGTGCGACCCTGCGCTCATCATTGCTGACGAACCGACTACAGCGCTTGACTCTAAAAATCAAAAACAGATAATATCAGTGCTGAAGAGGCTTGCCACAGAGAGGAATAAGGGCATACTTTTTATCACTCATAATCTAGGATTAGCGCGCGGACTAGCGACTAAAATCGCAGTTATGAAGGATGGAAGGTTTGTCGAAGCTGGATCAGCTGAAGAGGTCTTTGAAAATCCTCAGCATGATTACACCAAAACACTAGTCAGGTATTCCCGATATGGGCAAAAGGAAAGCCATTATCATGGTAGCTTTGGGCAGGTGGTAGCTAATCGAGATTGGAATCTAGCTTCAATGAAAATGACCACTCAAGTGGAGTCAACTGAAAAAATGATGAGTGCCAAAGATATAGATATGGTCTATAGAACCGATAAGCACGGATATAAGAATGTGCTCTCAGGATATTCGCTAGAAGTCCTAAAGGGTGAGATTCTTGGGCTCGTAGGACAATCAGGCTGTGGAAAATCCACTTTGGCGAGAATCATCATGGGATTCACTAAACCTACTGGCGGAAGTATAGAATGGGGCAGATGCGGGAGTAGAGATAGGCGTGAGGTTCGCACGCAGATGATATTTCAAGACTCTGCATCGTCATTTAATCCACGCATGACTATAGGGGAAATAATCGCTGAACCACTTGTGATTGCTCGCTCTAGAAACAGAGAAGAGAGGCTGATGAAAGTCAGAGACGTTATGAGACAAGTACATCTGGACGAGCAGCTAATTAATAGATATCCATATGATGTGTCTGGAGGACAGCGCCAGAGAGCTGCAATTGCTAGAGCACTTATCAAAGAGCCTGAATTTATAATAGCTGACGAACCACTATCGTCGCTCGATGTGCCAACGCAGGCCGAAATAGTTCATTTGCTAAGAGAATTACATGAAGAAAGACAGCTGACGATGATTCTTATATCGCATGACATACCCATGGTTGAGCACGTGTGCGATAGAATCGTTAACATGGACGAATAG
- the larE gene encoding ATP-dependent sacrificial sulfur transferase LarE: MGISVSERQKEEHLKEYIKTLGSLAVAFSGGVDSTYLAKVAHDVLGDKMIAVTAQSGSFPKRETGEAVNFCKEQGIRQIMVQTNELEIEGFKENPPDRCYICKTGIFTQLKEQAAELGIKYVADGSNVDDLGDYRPGLQALKELDVKSPLREAGMTKQDIRNLSHEHGLWTWNKPSAACLASRFAYGETITREKLGMVERAERIINDYGFIQMRVRMHGENLARIEVTPDELTRLLSLREEVVAKFNEIGFTYVTMDLLGYRVGSMNEVL; this comes from the coding sequence ATGGGGATATCCGTGTCTGAGAGACAGAAAGAAGAACATCTAAAGGAATATATAAAAACTCTCGGCAGCTTAGCCGTCGCTTTCTCGGGGGGAGTTGATTCCACATATCTCGCCAAGGTTGCGCATGATGTGCTAGGAGACAAGATGATTGCTGTTACAGCGCAGTCAGGCTCTTTCCCTAAGAGGGAGACCGGCGAAGCTGTCAATTTCTGCAAGGAGCAAGGCATCAGGCAGATTATGGTGCAGACAAATGAGCTTGAGATTGAAGGCTTCAAGGAGAATCCACCAGATAGATGCTATATATGCAAGACAGGCATCTTCACACAGCTAAAGGAGCAGGCTGCCGAACTTGGAATAAAGTACGTAGCTGATGGTTCAAACGTAGATGACCTAGGTGATTACAGACCTGGACTACAAGCGCTCAAGGAGCTAGATGTGAAGAGTCCGCTTAGAGAAGCGGGTATGACCAAGCAGGATATCAGAAACCTATCGCATGAGCATGGTCTCTGGACGTGGAACAAGCCATCTGCAGCATGTCTAGCATCGAGGTTTGCATACGGCGAGACGATTACACGTGAGAAGCTAGGCATGGTTGAGAGAGCAGAACGAATTATCAATGATTATGGTTTCATTCAAATGCGTGTTCGCATGCATGGTGAAAACTTAGCGCGCATAGAGGTTACACCAGATGAGTTAACTAGGCTTCTTTCTCTCAGAGAGGAAGTTGTAGCAAAGTTTAATGAAATAGGGTTTACCTATGTGACTATGGACCTACTCGGCTATAGAGTGGGCAGTATGAACGAGGTGCTGTAA
- the larB gene encoding nickel pincer cofactor biosynthesis protein LarB, which produces MKIAEILDKYKAGELDMAKAEMLIKNNSYDEMGFAKLDIQREQRSGFPEVIFCAGKPDDYLVSIYKKMVANDGCAFGTRASQEQAALVQAAIPGAVYDPVSRILKVEPASGYKRTGAGGVVAVCSAGTADIPVAEEAAQTAEYFGAEVLRVYDIGVSGIHRLLSKVDIIRSADAVIAVAGMEGALPTVIGGLVRNPVIAVPTSVGYGANFHGLSALITMINSCANGISVVNIDNGYGAGYIATQIGRLAATGR; this is translated from the coding sequence ATGAAAATAGCAGAGATTTTAGATAAATATAAGGCTGGCGAGCTAGATATGGCTAAAGCTGAAATGCTAATAAAAAACAACAGTTATGATGAAATGGGCTTTGCAAAGCTAGATATTCAGCGTGAGCAGAGATCTGGCTTTCCAGAGGTAATCTTCTGCGCTGGTAAGCCAGATGATTACCTCGTTTCGATATATAAGAAGATGGTCGCAAATGACGGCTGTGCCTTTGGGACTCGTGCGAGTCAGGAGCAGGCGGCGCTCGTTCAAGCTGCTATTCCGGGAGCTGTATATGATCCTGTCTCGCGGATTTTGAAGGTGGAGCCTGCTAGCGGTTACAAGAGGACTGGCGCTGGCGGTGTTGTTGCCGTCTGCAGCGCGGGTACTGCCGATATTCCGGTTGCGGAGGAGGCTGCGCAGACTGCAGAATATTTTGGTGCTGAGGTACTTCGCGTATACGACATAGGTGTGAGCGGAATTCACAGGCTTCTGTCCAAAGTAGATATTATACGAAGTGCTGACGCTGTTATCGCAGTTGCGGGTATGGAAGGTGCGCTACCGACAGTAATCGGCGGCCTTGTGAGAAATCCCGTAATTGCAGTACCTACATCTGTTGGGTACGGCGCGAATTTTCACGGACTATCCGCCCTTATCACAATGATAAACTCCTGTGCAAACGGCATATCCGTAGTTAACATAGATAATGGATATGGGGCAGGATATATTGCGACGCAGATAGGTAGATTGGCGGCTACAGGAAGATAG
- the rpsF gene encoding 30S ribosomal protein S6 has product MRDYEVMFILDPTLDEEVKNSTIENVKNIINEDGEAGEADVWGNKKLAYQINKKKEGFYVVVPFKASTELPKELDRRLKISDAVMRHIIVCQDEN; this is encoded by the coding sequence ATGAGAGATTACGAAGTAATGTTCATTCTTGACCCAACTCTAGATGAGGAAGTGAAGAACTCCACAATCGAGAACGTTAAGAACATCATCAATGAAGATGGTGAGGCTGGCGAAGCTGATGTATGGGGCAACAAGAAGCTTGCTTATCAGATTAACAAGAAGAAAGAGGGATTCTACGTAGTTGTTCCTTTCAAGGCTAGCACTGAGCTACCTAAGGAGCTTGACAGAAGACTCAAGATTTCTGATGCGGTTATGAGACACATTATTGTTTGCCAGGACGAGAACTAA
- a CDS encoding single-stranded DNA-binding protein, with protein MNSVILIGRLTRDPELTYTPNNQTAVTHFSIAVDRPGIQGRDRQADFIRITVFGKQAENCDRYLSKGRQVAINGRIQTGSYKNREGQTVYTTDVIANNVEFLGGGNGGNDSGYSRRSESEPSAFNDNFSSPMEPSMPDSFEATEEDIPF; from the coding sequence ATGAACAGTGTAATACTGATTGGAAGATTGACCAGAGACCCGGAGCTTACTTACACACCTAACAACCAGACAGCTGTTACGCATTTTAGCATCGCAGTTGATAGACCTGGAATACAGGGGCGTGATAGACAGGCTGATTTTATCAGAATCACTGTTTTCGGCAAGCAGGCTGAGAACTGTGATAGATATCTGAGCAAGGGTCGTCAGGTAGCAATCAACGGTAGAATTCAGACGGGAAGCTACAAGAACAGAGAAGGACAGACTGTATACACTACAGACGTAATCGCTAACAACGTCGAGTTCCTCGGCGGTGGTAACGGCGGAAACGATTCTGGATATAGTCGCAGATCCGAGAGTGAGCCTAGTGCATTTAACGATAACTTTAGCTCGCCGATGGAGCCTTCGATGCCTGATTCA